A window of the Chroogloeocystis siderophila 5.2 s.c.1 genome harbors these coding sequences:
- a CDS encoding CRISPR-associated helicase/endonuclease Cas3: MQPKLVPDILLAKSFKAGAWRGSYGLVGHTADVVNAVSTLVDTLGDRLIEQFGLECSLSELRATARLSAYIHDWGKANEHFQGVVRAKMPNASPKRYLPDSPQMIRHEVASVLLAWEFREWLEQGEGDFLTALAAAGGHHLKLGGRGGKCTDEFGEIRRSGDDRLHLYVLDVIDGKIQYNPHFRQLLKYGITALELPATIKLARKPSTTWSVSQIKEKQFEIQDFLTDKWQADPAWVAVIKALLIAGDAAGSAIPNTRLSIHKWIAEQIQCTLDGNKLQRVIDARLDGKELRPFQIQLAQSSARVTLARAGCGTGKTLGAYKWGQSKAIGRKMIFCYPTTGTSTEGFLDYVHHQVDSVLLHSRADVDLEMAATGEEEEVGETHNEAILKLESFKAWGKEAIVCTVDTVLGLLQCNRKSIYCFPAIAQAAFVFDEVHCYDDRLFGALLRFLEVVKAPILLMSASFLPWQKEAIAAAVSEPIEIISGPVELEQQPRYRFHYVEKTLDWERVERELQTGGKVLWVCNQVNTAISVYQEAKAKGFNTLLYHSRYCYQDRLRHHRDVVDAFKPEQKKPVLAIATQVAEMSLDLSATLLISQIADPAGLIQRLGRLNRRYCGRALDAIFYDDEKIDYPYSQKELDDGLRLIQSFTGEVCQGDLARWLESSEQKGKSDPQSVLLDGHWRTYSTSLREAGFNVTALLEQDLNKVKSLPAKEIPRYTVPIPAKNTHKWERYKFYPVAPKKQWSYSAELGAYELKEEKLR; this comes from the coding sequence ATGCAGCCTAAATTAGTGCCAGATATTCTACTAGCCAAGTCTTTTAAAGCAGGTGCTTGGAGAGGTTCTTATGGACTTGTAGGACATACCGCAGATGTGGTTAATGCTGTTAGCACGTTAGTTGATACTTTGGGCGATCGCTTAATTGAACAGTTCGGACTTGAGTGCAGTTTATCTGAACTTAGGGCAACAGCTCGTCTTAGTGCTTACATCCACGACTGGGGGAAAGCCAACGAGCATTTTCAAGGAGTTGTTCGTGCCAAAATGCCGAATGCTTCTCCAAAGCGATATTTACCTGATAGTCCTCAAATGATTCGGCATGAAGTGGCTTCAGTGCTTTTAGCTTGGGAGTTTCGAGAATGGTTAGAACAAGGTGAAGGAGATTTTTTAACGGCATTAGCAGCCGCTGGAGGACATCACCTCAAACTAGGAGGTAGAGGCGGAAAATGCACTGATGAATTCGGAGAAATCCGTCGAAGTGGCGACGATCGCCTTCATTTATACGTTCTCGATGTTATTGATGGAAAAATTCAATATAATCCTCATTTCCGTCAATTGCTGAAATATGGAATCACAGCTTTGGAGTTGCCTGCAACAATTAAACTTGCTCGGAAACCTTCGACTACGTGGTCAGTAAGCCAGATTAAAGAAAAACAATTTGAGATTCAAGATTTCTTAACAGATAAATGGCAAGCAGATCCAGCGTGGGTGGCTGTCATCAAAGCTCTTTTAATTGCTGGTGATGCAGCAGGTTCTGCGATTCCTAACACGAGGTTGTCGATTCACAAATGGATTGCTGAACAAATCCAATGCACCCTCGATGGAAATAAACTCCAACGAGTTATCGATGCGCGACTTGATGGTAAAGAATTGCGACCTTTTCAAATTCAGTTAGCTCAAAGTTCAGCACGAGTCACTTTAGCGAGAGCCGGCTGTGGAACAGGAAAAACGTTAGGAGCATACAAATGGGGACAGTCGAAGGCAATTGGTAGAAAAATGATTTTTTGCTACCCCACTACAGGAACTAGCACCGAAGGGTTTCTTGACTATGTTCATCATCAAGTTGATTCAGTTCTGCTTCATTCTCGTGCTGATGTGGATTTAGAAATGGCGGCTACAGGCGAAGAAGAGGAAGTTGGAGAAACGCATAATGAAGCAATTCTCAAATTAGAATCCTTTAAAGCTTGGGGCAAAGAAGCTATCGTTTGTACGGTTGATACAGTCCTCGGACTGCTGCAATGCAATCGGAAATCGATTTATTGTTTTCCGGCGATCGCCCAAGCAGCTTTTGTATTCGACGAGGTTCATTGTTACGACGACCGCTTGTTTGGTGCTTTGTTGCGGTTTTTAGAAGTTGTTAAAGCTCCTATTTTACTGATGTCTGCGTCTTTCTTGCCTTGGCAAAAGGAGGCGATCGCAGCAGCAGTCAGCGAACCGATTGAAATTATCTCTGGTCCTGTAGAGTTAGAACAACAGCCTCGCTATCGTTTTCATTACGTTGAAAAAACTCTTGATTGGGAAAGAGTTGAACGAGAACTACAAACAGGAGGAAAGGTGCTATGGGTGTGTAATCAGGTTAATACCGCTATTTCGGTTTACCAAGAAGCCAAAGCTAAAGGATTCAACACTCTTCTTTATCACAGTCGCTATTGCTATCAAGATCGGTTACGACATCACCGCGATGTTGTCGATGCGTTTAAACCCGAACAAAAGAAGCCCGTATTGGCGATCGCAACTCAAGTCGCAGAAATGTCCCTCGATCTTTCAGCAACGCTGTTAATTTCTCAAATTGCCGATCCAGCAGGATTAATTCAGCGACTAGGAAGACTGAACAGGCGTTATTGCGGTCGTGCGTTGGATGCTATTTTTTATGACGATGAGAAGATTGACTATCCTTATAGTCAAAAAGAACTTGATGATGGATTGAGACTCATTCAGTCCTTTACAGGAGAAGTCTGTCAAGGAGATTTAGCAAGATGGTTGGAAAGTTCGGAGCAAAAAGGTAAATCAGATCCTCAATCAGTCTTACTAGATGGACATTGGCGGACTTATTCGACATCTCTACGAGAAGCAGGTTTTAATGTCACCGCCTTACTTGAACAAGATTTAAATAAAGTTAAATCCTTACCTGCTAAAGAAATTCCTCGTTATACCGTGCCAATTCCTGCCAAGAATACTCACAAATGGGAAAGATATAAATTTTATCCTGTAGCACCAAAAAAACAGTGGAGTTATTCAGCTGAATTAGGGGCTTATGAGCTTAAAGAGGAGAAATTAAGGTGA
- the cas8a1 gene encoding type I-MYXAN CRISPR-associated Cas8a1/Cmx1: protein MTLTLSIFDPNTLLPHRAGIAGLALALSVINPDDVPFAWEVTEDAVKLSWECSDKEAVLSLLQQTYRIQDGYLDVPALNLDPQGKYTFTEGVMTTFLQHGKQRKQLKESITLTFLIDEGQPEISQTFRPVEDCYYTGDFKEAFSSKGAFKSKIPLKGHHLPGLVECFAHGAYQESPQGFLSLVFLPLACSYYHLPGYRSAVVIPEVKNLQQWVRRRQNSVGRTYKNFRSSSSGESALRFLLQENLIQDNRQFRVNYCEVYQLGKQQWDGSQSYLKQAVYRVKVSDEILALYDSAFQFFKPQVRQNEKGETWLAISKILPWLCDNLIADKPWYSDFHTFYKQNELYERKGLVKMTQYLDTLEQTFFDAMQGAFSCYLREQHIQAQKQGRPLDYKQVTDKVINRLQRPSTQQDFAKTTVDFLSRHRSKATRGVGAEIYQWLHKDNQWKQARDLALLAIASYTGKGKDGQPEIPAEVLEDDSQVDTEFELLVS, encoded by the coding sequence GTGACACTTACTTTATCTATTTTTGACCCCAATACTTTACTTCCTCATCGCGCTGGAATTGCTGGTTTAGCCCTAGCTTTATCTGTTATCAATCCTGATGATGTACCTTTTGCGTGGGAAGTTACCGAGGATGCTGTCAAACTGTCATGGGAGTGTAGCGACAAGGAAGCAGTATTAAGTTTGCTGCAACAAACCTATCGCATTCAAGATGGTTATCTAGATGTTCCAGCATTAAATCTCGATCCACAAGGTAAATACACGTTTACTGAAGGAGTTATGACAACCTTTCTTCAGCATGGAAAACAACGCAAACAATTGAAAGAATCAATTACTTTAACTTTTTTGATTGATGAAGGTCAACCGGAAATTTCTCAGACTTTTCGACCCGTTGAAGATTGTTACTACACCGGAGATTTTAAAGAAGCGTTTAGTAGTAAAGGTGCATTTAAATCTAAAATTCCGCTCAAAGGTCATCATTTACCAGGCTTAGTGGAATGTTTTGCTCATGGTGCTTATCAAGAATCTCCCCAAGGTTTTTTATCTTTGGTTTTTCTCCCACTGGCTTGTAGTTATTATCATTTGCCAGGATATCGTTCAGCCGTTGTTATTCCAGAAGTGAAAAATCTTCAACAATGGGTCAGACGGCGACAAAATTCGGTTGGTAGAACCTACAAAAATTTCCGCTCTAGTAGTTCAGGAGAATCTGCTTTACGGTTTTTACTACAAGAAAACTTGATTCAAGATAACCGACAATTCCGAGTAAATTATTGTGAAGTTTATCAATTAGGTAAACAGCAATGGGATGGCAGTCAAAGTTACCTTAAACAAGCTGTTTATCGAGTTAAGGTGAGTGATGAAATTTTAGCATTGTACGATTCAGCTTTTCAATTTTTTAAACCACAAGTTCGTCAAAACGAAAAAGGAGAGACATGGCTAGCCATTTCAAAAATTTTACCTTGGCTCTGCGACAATCTAATTGCTGATAAGCCTTGGTATTCTGATTTTCATACATTTTATAAACAGAACGAACTTTATGAGCGAAAAGGATTAGTGAAAATGACTCAATATCTCGATACCTTGGAACAAACTTTTTTTGATGCTATGCAAGGAGCTTTCAGTTGTTATTTACGAGAGCAACATATACAAGCTCAAAAACAAGGTCGTCCACTCGACTACAAACAAGTTACTGATAAAGTCATTAATCGCTTACAGCGCCCAAGCACTCAACAAGATTTTGCTAAAACAACTGTTGATTTTTTAAGTCGTCATCGCAGCAAAGCTACTAGAGGTGTTGGTGCTGAAATTTATCAATGGTTACATAAAGATAACCAATGGAAACAAGCGCGAGATTTAGCTTTACTTGCTATTGCCAGTTATACAGGTAAAGGAAAAGATGGTCAACCTGAAATTCCCGCAGAAGTGCTTGAAGATGACTCTCAAGTTGATACCGAATTTGAACTATTAGTGTCTTGA
- the cas7i gene encoding type I-B CRISPR-associated protein Cas7/Cst2/DevR, giving the protein MTQHIFVTVVTPTAVAANNRGEGDGSTLSTLQKITKGNDQYTTVSADAIRWAYREYLQSIKPTEVNRTFDPEADKYNIKDERYKAEDYIDDDIFGYMDAKKGADNKDATTKRRGILEVSRAISLDPYWGDIIFGSKGGEKGKTSIHNTEAHCTSYQYTLALTPSSLKKPDRAKLILDAIPMIKHVGGNHARFLYEFRPESIVIRVTQDSSPWIMNCFERVGESVGCPRLVRLVDVKDIPASELIVAGEIADTPYGKQLEELGVSVCRGIKEAIAMAQGLLKAEV; this is encoded by the coding sequence ATGACTCAACACATATTTGTTACTGTAGTTACACCTACTGCTGTTGCTGCTAATAATCGCGGAGAAGGAGATGGCAGTACTCTTTCTACATTGCAAAAAATTACGAAGGGTAACGACCAATATACAACAGTTAGTGCTGATGCTATTCGCTGGGCTTATCGAGAATATTTACAAAGTATCAAACCAACAGAAGTGAATCGAACTTTTGATCCGGAAGCTGATAAATACAACATTAAAGATGAACGATATAAGGCTGAAGATTACATTGATGACGATATTTTCGGCTACATGGATGCTAAGAAAGGCGCAGATAATAAAGATGCCACAACTAAAAGACGGGGAATATTAGAGGTAAGTCGGGCTATCAGCCTTGATCCTTATTGGGGTGATATTATCTTTGGTTCTAAAGGAGGCGAAAAAGGCAAAACTTCAATTCATAATACAGAAGCTCATTGTACTTCCTATCAATATACTCTGGCTTTGACGCCCAGTAGTTTAAAAAAACCAGACCGCGCTAAATTAATTCTTGATGCTATTCCTATGATTAAACACGTCGGTGGAAATCATGCTCGGTTCTTGTATGAATTTCGCCCTGAATCAATTGTTATTCGAGTTACTCAAGATTCAAGTCCTTGGATTATGAATTGCTTTGAACGAGTTGGTGAATCAGTTGGATGTCCTCGTTTGGTTCGTTTAGTAGATGTTAAAGATATTCCTGCTAGCGAACTTATTGTCGCAGGAGAAATTGCCGATACTCCTTATGGCAAACAATTAGAGGAATTAGGTGTTAGTGTTTGTCGCGGAATTAAAGAGGCGATCGCTATGGCTCAAGGTCTTTTAAAAGCAGAGGTATAA
- the cas5 gene encoding type I-MYXAN CRISPR-associated protein Cas5/Cmx5/DevS, whose amino-acid sequence MSDILYLECPCSSFPRSFARDYKETYLYPPPSTIYGFLLSLVGEEDLTAHLGVKLAIGIVGVPLISRILRKQRHHKFSKTHMGTYPPSQFSKPNFQELLTDIKVVIKIDSTKESASVKLDERVAIALATPEQITRFGGLSLGESWALINGIRNYRPEDGEIQWLVKDNRGLIGLPIWIDRQTTQGTFQRFSLSVNQFDENCWTEIQVPIKTKATKFQS is encoded by the coding sequence ATGAGTGATATCCTCTATCTAGAATGTCCTTGTAGTAGCTTTCCTCGCAGTTTTGCTCGCGATTACAAAGAAACGTATCTTTATCCCCCACCTTCGACTATTTATGGTTTTCTCCTGTCGTTAGTTGGCGAAGAAGACTTAACAGCCCATTTAGGAGTAAAGTTAGCGATCGGTATTGTGGGAGTACCCCTTATTTCTCGCATCCTCCGAAAACAACGACATCATAAGTTTAGTAAAACCCATATGGGTACTTACCCTCCTAGTCAGTTTTCTAAACCCAATTTTCAAGAACTCCTCACCGATATTAAGGTTGTCATCAAAATTGATTCAACTAAAGAATCGGCTAGTGTCAAACTTGATGAACGAGTCGCAATTGCGCTAGCAACTCCCGAACAAATTACTCGTTTTGGTGGGTTAAGTTTAGGGGAATCTTGGGCATTAATTAATGGCATTAGAAATTACCGCCCAGAAGACGGTGAAATTCAATGGCTAGTTAAGGATAATCGGGGGTTAATTGGCTTACCAATTTGGATTGATCGCCAAACTACGCAGGGAACATTTCAACGCTTTAGTCTCAGTGTTAACCAATTCGATGAGAATTGCTGGACTGAGATTCAAGTGCCTATAAAGACAAAAGCAACGAAGTTTCAGTCTTAA
- a CDS encoding type I-MYXAN CRISPR-associated endonuclease Cas4/Cas1, translating into MQSIDLAQDTLTEAFPNTLRVCALHAFAYCPRLFYLEEVEELYTQDAAVFAGRQLHEKIEQQEDEEWLDLYLEDEILGLRGRVDALRTRDGQTIPYEHKRGRCYRDDNKPQAWDSDKLQILAYCCLLEAALGIVVSEGRIRYHADNVLIRVPLDEQGRQWVKDSIQQAKQLRKSAYRPPVTSNEHLCTRCSLSSVCLPEEARLAHNKEWHPLRLFPQDDEREVLHILEPGTRVGRTGEQLKISRRDQADEKVSVGQVSQVVLHSFAQISTQAVHFLAYKDVGIHFVSGGGCYIGSVDTRVGSIQRRIRQYQALSQSDFCLELARKLVNCRGEGQRKFLMRGKQKSKSDKVELEQAIAQMKAVLKQVPQVQSLESLLGIEGNLAALYFGVLSQLLAPDTPDLLKFSGRNRRPPKDRFNALLSFGYSLLIKDVMNAILTVGLEPALGFYHQPRTQAPPLALDLMEIFRVPLVDLIVVTSINRNQWDVDADFEVRGQQVWLSDRGRRKFISIYEQRKSESWKHPVTGYSLTYRRLLELEVRLLEKEWSGEGGLFGQLIVR; encoded by the coding sequence ATGCAGTCTATTGATCTAGCTCAAGACACCTTAACAGAAGCTTTCCCAAATACTCTGCGCGTATGCGCCCTTCATGCTTTCGCCTACTGTCCTCGCCTGTTCTACTTAGAAGAAGTTGAGGAACTCTACACTCAAGATGCGGCTGTCTTTGCTGGACGGCAGTTACATGAGAAAATAGAGCAGCAGGAAGACGAAGAATGGCTCGACCTTTATCTTGAAGATGAAATCTTGGGGTTAAGAGGGCGAGTAGATGCCTTGCGTACTCGGGATGGGCAAACGATTCCCTACGAACACAAACGGGGGCGTTGCTATCGGGATGATAATAAACCTCAAGCATGGGACAGCGATAAGCTGCAAATTTTAGCTTATTGTTGTCTGCTAGAGGCAGCATTGGGTATTGTGGTTTCGGAAGGAAGAATTCGCTATCATGCCGACAATGTGCTGATTCGCGTTCCTTTAGACGAGCAAGGACGTCAATGGGTTAAAGATTCGATTCAACAAGCAAAACAGTTGAGGAAGTCTGCCTATCGTCCTCCTGTAACGAGTAATGAGCATCTGTGTACCCGCTGTTCGCTATCTTCGGTTTGTCTACCAGAAGAAGCACGGTTAGCACATAACAAAGAATGGCATCCTCTGCGTTTATTTCCTCAAGATGACGAACGCGAAGTGCTTCATATTCTCGAACCAGGAACTAGAGTAGGACGCACAGGAGAACAACTCAAAATTAGCCGCCGCGACCAAGCTGATGAAAAAGTTTCGGTTGGGCAGGTTAGTCAAGTCGTTCTTCATAGTTTCGCTCAAATTTCCACCCAAGCTGTCCATTTTCTTGCTTACAAGGACGTTGGAATTCACTTTGTTTCTGGAGGAGGATGTTATATCGGCAGTGTGGATACTCGTGTGGGGAGTATTCAACGGCGCATTCGTCAGTATCAGGCATTGAGTCAATCGGACTTTTGTCTGGAATTGGCACGAAAACTCGTGAATTGTCGAGGCGAAGGACAGCGGAAGTTCTTGATGCGTGGCAAACAGAAGAGCAAGTCAGACAAGGTGGAACTAGAACAGGCGATCGCACAAATGAAAGCAGTTCTTAAACAAGTTCCGCAAGTTCAATCGCTTGAATCTTTGTTGGGTATTGAGGGTAATTTAGCTGCACTTTATTTTGGGGTATTATCGCAGCTGTTGGCTCCAGATACCCCCGACTTACTGAAATTCTCTGGTCGGAATCGTCGCCCTCCCAAGGATCGGTTTAATGCTTTATTGAGCTTCGGTTACTCTTTGCTGATCAAAGATGTGATGAATGCCATTCTCACAGTCGGTTTAGAGCCAGCTTTGGGATTTTATCACCAACCCCGCACCCAAGCCCCGCCATTGGCATTGGATCTGATGGAAATTTTCAGGGTTCCTTTGGTCGATCTCATTGTCGTCACTTCTATTAATCGCAATCAATGGGATGTTGATGCTGATTTTGAAGTTAGAGGTCAACAAGTTTGGCTTAGCGATCGCGGACGACGAAAATTCATCAGTATCTACGAGCAACGCAAGTCAGAGTCTTGGAAACATCCTGTGACTGGTTATTCATTAACCTACCGCCGTTTATTAGAACTAGAAGTCCGATTGCTCGAAAAAGAGTGGTCAGGCGAAGGCGGTTTATTTGGGCAGTTGATTGTGCGGTGA
- the cas2 gene encoding CRISPR-associated endonuclease Cas2: MAELKNWYLVCYDIRCPKRWRKAYKLLEGYGERVQYSIFRCWLSQRMREKLRWELERVLTKEDDLILIRLSQQCVKDLPKYNRPNTWLLDEKGFRVM, encoded by the coding sequence ATGGCAGAACTGAAGAATTGGTATTTGGTCTGTTACGATATTCGCTGCCCTAAGCGATGGCGTAAAGCTTACAAGCTACTGGAGGGTTACGGAGAGCGTGTGCAATACTCGATTTTTCGTTGTTGGTTAAGTCAGCGGATGCGGGAAAAGCTGCGATGGGAATTGGAGAGAGTTCTAACCAAAGAAGACGATTTAATCTTGATTCGTCTTTCTCAGCAGTGTGTGAAAGATTTGCCAAAGTACAATCGTCCTAATACTTGGTTGTTAGACGAAAAGGGTTTTCGGGTAATGTAA
- a CDS encoding asparagine synthase-related protein: MVVTGEGADELFAEYPQLRLDMILHGMADASPEERADLEDWLAESNRLFKENLLADKALDDPALTNLVGFTPSCLQSWLSASAYVPSLLHPDRRATTQNYSPGEAVAHALDRDQIEGRHPLDKVQYIWVKTQFESQVLGWAGDRVDMANSMEARPPFLDHPLVEFAVMLPQNMRLRGRKDKYILRETMRELLPKALYERQKFAFMAPPSHTDFVKQRAMQTLAGAKP; encoded by the coding sequence GTGGTCGTCACGGGTGAAGGAGCGGATGAACTTTTCGCAGAATATCCGCAACTGCGACTGGATATGATTTTACATGGGATGGCAGATGCCTCGCCAGAAGAACGCGCTGATTTGGAAGACTGGCTAGCAGAAAGTAATCGCTTATTTAAAGAAAATCTCTTAGCAGACAAAGCCTTAGACGATCCAGCATTGACAAACTTAGTAGGCTTCACACCAAGTTGCTTGCAATCGTGGTTATCGGCATCTGCCTACGTTCCGAGTTTACTGCATCCTGATCGCCGCGCCACAACGCAAAATTATTCGCCAGGAGAAGCTGTTGCTCATGCGCTTGATCGAGATCAAATTGAAGGGCGTCACCCGCTTGACAAAGTGCAATACATATGGGTGAAAACGCAGTTTGAGTCACAAGTCCTTGGCTGGGCAGGCGATCGCGTCGATATGGCAAACTCAATGGAAGCACGTCCACCGTTTCTCGATCATCCGTTAGTCGAATTCGCCGTCATGCTACCGCAAAATATGCGTTTACGAGGACGCAAAGATAAATATATTCTGCGCGAAACAATGCGCGAGCTTCTCCCAAAAGCACTTTACGAGCGACAAAAGTTTGCTTTCATGGCTCCGCCATCGCACACCGATTTTGTAAAACAACGCGCGATGCAAACGTTAGCGGGCGCGAAACCGTAA
- a CDS encoding DUF1028 domain-containing protein: MCNPYFSVAGNMLVGEQTLLAMVEAYQAKEGMEFSERLLQALEAGEAAGSDKRGRQSAAIYVVNQDVYPYLDLRVDHHNNPIAELRYLFEESRKDYYQMFRQTTPTRHPRTTEPISLNPTPWSSSTKAQQKSASTTDTPLSA, encoded by the coding sequence CTGTGTAATCCCTACTTTTCTGTAGCTGGTAATATGCTGGTTGGCGAACAAACTTTGCTAGCAATGGTAGAAGCATATCAAGCCAAAGAAGGTATGGAATTTTCTGAACGATTATTGCAAGCATTAGAAGCAGGGGAAGCTGCGGGTAGTGATAAGCGGGGTCGTCAATCGGCAGCTATTTATGTTGTCAATCAAGATGTCTATCCTTATCTTGATTTGCGCGTCGATCACCATAACAATCCGATTGCAGAACTGCGCTATTTATTTGAAGAATCACGCAAGGACTACTATCAGATGTTTCGGCAGACAACGCCCACACGACATCCTCGGACTACAGAGCCTATTAGTCTAAATCCTACACCGTGGTCATCTTCTACTAAAGCACAACAAAAAAGTGCTAGCACGACGGATACACCGCTGTCTGCTTGA
- a CDS encoding DUF1499 domain-containing protein, whose amino-acid sequence MSTVETKSSSVFQRVLFTFIALLFVTICALGTKIAFSGEPQLFAGTRPDNLGVHAGELAPCPKTPNCVSSQSQDTAHQIAPLTYNSTDQEAMARLKTVLQSFRRTKAIAQNENYIYSEFTIPVVGFVDDVEFLLDKDAKVINVRSASRLGEGDLGVNRRRIETIRTKFNASSVVDASD is encoded by the coding sequence ATGTCAACAGTAGAGACGAAATCAAGTTCTGTATTTCAACGCGTTCTGTTTACCTTCATCGCATTACTTTTTGTGACTATCTGTGCATTAGGAACCAAAATCGCCTTTTCTGGAGAACCGCAGTTATTTGCCGGAACGCGACCTGATAACCTTGGGGTTCATGCTGGTGAATTAGCACCCTGTCCGAAAACTCCTAATTGTGTCAGCAGTCAAAGCCAAGATACAGCGCATCAAATTGCACCTTTAACTTACAATTCAACTGACCAAGAGGCAATGGCACGGCTCAAAACAGTGCTGCAATCTTTTCGCCGCACCAAAGCGATCGCCCAAAATGAAAATTACATTTACAGCGAATTTACGATTCCCGTTGTCGGATTTGTTGATGATGTCGAATTTTTGCTTGACAAAGATGCCAAAGTGATCAATGTTCGTTCAGCTTCGCGTTTAGGCGAGGGCGATTTGGGAGTTAATCGGCGTAGAATCGAAACTATCAGAACTAAATTTAATGCATCTTCTGTGGTGGATGCCTCTGACTGA